AAACTGGTTCCCTTCATGGCAATCTTCTATGTACTTGGATGTCTGATCATCCTTGGCATGAACTATGACTTTATCATTCCCGCTATCGTTACCATTTGTAAGCTGGCCTTCACACCTGGCGCGGCTGCCGGTGGTCTGGTTGGTACCGGAATCCTGATGGCGATGCGGTTTGGTATTGCCAGAGGACTTTTCTCCAATGAGTCTGGTATGGGTTCTGCTCCTATCGCGGCTGCAGCGGCTCAGACCAGAAACCCGGTTCGTCAGGCGCTGGTATCCTCCACAGGAACCTTCTGGGATACCGTTGTTGTTTGTCTGATGACGGGTCTTGTACTGGTAACCACCATTATGAAGAACCCAAACATCAATGCAGATGAAGTATCTGATGGCGGTGTTCTGACTTCTCTGGCATTTGGTCAGATCCCGGTTCTTGGTCCATTGATCCTGACCCTTGGTATTATTACTTTCGCTTACTCCACCATTCTTGGATGGGCTTACTACGGTGAGCGGTGCGTGGAATACTTCGCAGGAAGATTTGGCAAGGGCATTCTGATCGGATATCGTCTCCTCTATATTGCAGTTGCGGCGATCGCTCCGGTAGTAGCTCTTGACCTGGTATGGCTGATCGCGGATACGCTGAACGCGTTCATGGCGATCCCCAACTTGATCGCAGTACTGCTTCTGTCTAACGTGATCGTGAAAGAGACAAAAGAGTACATCAACGATCTGGATAAGAAGGATGAGACTCCGATCCCGGTTATCAAGACCAAATCAGGAAGCGTAAATTAGTATAATTGGTGCGTGCACTTTTGAACATGTACTTTGTCCGGATGAAACCGGACAGAAACAGTTCCGTTCTGGTAGAAATACCGGAACGGGACTGTTTTTTACTTCGCAGGCATTGACGGCGGCTCTGTCTGGTGATAATATAGACAAGAACTACAGAATATAGTAATCCAAAAGATGATGTCTACCACATATGGTGAGAGAAGGGAAAGGCAGGAAAAAGGATGGCCAAGAGGATCGCACAGTTTCACAAGGTGAGTTTTGATAAGTTCCAGGAAGGATTTATTGACTGCTTCGGACCGGTGAAGGAGAGGGAGATCCGTGATATCTATGGAGCCATCAAGCTGCCGGTGCGGGCCACCAGAGGTTCCGCCGGATATGATTTCTTCGCGCCGCTGTCTCTTTCTATCGCGCCGGGCAGGACGGTGAAAGTTCCCACCGGGATCCGGGTGGAGATGCAGGAGAATTGGGTGCTGAAGTGCTATCCCAGGAGCGGGCTTGGATTTAAGTACCGGCTGCAGTTAAATAATACGGTAGGGATCATTGACAGTGATTATTTCTATTCCGACAATGAAGGCCATATTTTCGCCAAGATCACCAATGACACCAATGAAGGGAAGACGGTGGAGATCGAGGCGGGGACCGGATTCATGCAGGGTATCTTCGTGGAATACGGGATTACAATGGACGACGAGGTATCAACAGTCCGAAACGGCGGACTGGGGAGTACTACAGATAGATAAGGCCCAAAGAAAGGCCGAGTGAGGGACAGTGGGGTAGGCGCTGTTCCAGACCGGGGACGGGGTATTTTCAAGAATACCCCGTCCCTGGTTGCATATTCTGAGAACCGGACGGGCATGATAATTCCAGAAATATGTGATGAGGATGGAGGAAGGATCATGTCTGAGAGAAAACAGGTGACAGCTTCACGGGAGGCGAATACAGACTATCTGAATCAGGTGCTTCCCATCCGGGAGAGTTTCGACCTGATCCAGAGGGATATCCAGATCGGAGGGCGGATGGCCTCCTTTTATTTTATTGACGGCTTTATGAAGGACGAAGTCATGCTTAAGATCATGGATTCTCTCCTGAAGGTGAAGGAAGAGGAGATGCCGGCGGACGCCACACAGTTCTCCCGGCTGTGCGTTCCCTATGTGGAGGTGGATGTACTGGGAGATTTTGACCAGGTGCTGAAGAACCTGCTGTCGGGAGTGACCTGTCTCTTCATCGACGGTTATGAGGCCTGTATCGCCATTGACTGCAGGACTTATCCCATGCGGAGTGTGGAGGAGCCTGACAAGGACAAGTCCCTCAGGGGCTCCCGGGACGGGTTTGTGGAGACGGTGGTGTTCAACACTGCCATGCTGCGGCGGCGGATCCGGGATCCGGAACTGGTGATGGAGATGAAAGAAGTGGGGGACAGCTCCCGTACAGATGTGGCTGTGTGCTATATGAAGGACCGGGTGGACCAGGCGCTCCTTAAGCGGGTGGAAGAACAGATCGGCTCCATTAAGACCGGGGACTTAAGGATGAACCAGCAGAGCCTGGCGGAATGCCTGTTCCGGCGCAAGTGGTATAATCCATTTCCCAAATTCAAGTTCACAGAGCGGCCGGATACGGCGGCGGCCTGCCTGTTGGAGGGAAAGGTGGCCATCCTGGTGGACAATTCTCCCTCGGCCCTGATCCTGCCCACCTCCATTTACGATATGATCGAGGAGGCCAACGATTATTATTTCCCCACCCTGACCCGGGTATACCTGAAGGCGGCACGGGCGCTGATCAATTTCCTCACCATCTTCCTCACGCCGGTATTCCTTCTCTTTATGCAGAATCTCAACTGGCTGCCGGAGGTCTTTGCCTTTGTGGCGGTGAAGGATACGGTGAACATCCCTTTGATCTTCCAGCTTCTCATGCTGGAGATCGCCATCGACGGCCTGCGTCTGGCGGCGCTGAATACGCCCAGCATGCTGAGCACGCCCTTAAGTGTGATCGCCGGCCTGGTGATGGGAGAGTTCTCAGTAAAATCCGGCTGGTTCAACTCGGAAGTCATGCTCTACATGGCCTTTGTAGCGGTGGCAAACTATACCCAGCCCAATTTTGAACTGGGGTATGCGCTGAAATTCATGCGGCTCCAGCTGCTGGTGCTGACGGCCCTCTTTAACTGGGTGGGCTTTGCCGCCGGCTGCGGGATCGTGGTTATGAGCATCTGCTTTAACCGGACCCTCTCCGGAAGAAGTTATCTGGATGTGCGATTGAATTAGAGGAAACCGGGTGCTATAATAGGAAAAGAAACTTAAGAGAAAAGGAAATGACAGACTTATGCAGACATCTGAGGAGAAACTGGGCAGTCAGCCGCTGGGGAAACTGATGGTTTCCATGGCAGTACCGGCGGTGACGGCCCAGTTCATTAATGTACTTTATAATATCGTGGACCGGATCTATATCGGGCACATAGCGGGGTACGGGGATCTGGCCCTCACGGGAGTAGGAGTCACCTTCCCCATCATCACCCTGATCTCCGCCTTCAGCGCCTTCGCGGGAATGGGCGGAGCGCCCCTTGCCTCCATTGAGCTTGGGAGACGGAACCATGAGAAGGCAGAGCAGATCCTGGGCAATTCGGCGGCCATGATGATCCTGTTCTCCATCATCCTGACCATCGGGTTTTCCATCTTCAAGACGCCGGTGCTCTATGCCTTCGGCGCCAGCGACGCCACCATCGGGTACGGGGAAGACTATATTGCCATCTATCTTCTGGGAACCATCTTTGTCCAGTTGTCCGTAGGCTTAAACACCTTTATCAGCGGCCAGGGAAGCGCCCTGACGGCTATGCTGTCGGTGCTGATCGGAGCGGTGATCAATATTGTGCTGGATCCCATCTTCATCTTCCTGTTTGGCATGGGAGTGAAGGGGGCGGCCCTGGCCACCATCCTGTCCCAGGCGGTAAGCGCGGCCTGGGTCCTCCGGTTTCTCACTTCGCAGAAGAGTGTGATCCGGCTGCGGAAGCGTTATCTGAAATTCCATGGCCCGGTGGTAAAGAAGATCGCCGGCCTTGGGATCTCTCCGTTTATCATGCAGAGCACGGAGAGCCTGGTCAGCGTGACCTTGAACTATGGCCTGCAGAAATATGGCGGCGACCTGTACGTGGGCACCATGTCCATTATGACCAGTATTATGCAGGTGATCGTTATCCCTATCCAGGGACTGACCCAGGGCGTCCAGCCCATCACCAGCTATAACTACGGAGCGGGAAATAAGG
This window of the Massilistercora timonensis genome carries:
- a CDS encoding sodium:alanine symporter family protein, with the translated sequence MFDAINSFVTTVNGVVWGWPMIILLLGTHIFMTFRTGFIQRHSIGKGIKLSVTKDPEAEGEVSQFGALTTALAATIGTGNIIGVGTAIAMGGPGAVLWIWLSGVFGIATKYSEALIAVKYRVKTEDGRMQGGAFYALERGLHMKWLGMLFAILAGVASFGIGCATQVNAIATVANENFNIPPLPVGIVIALLTAFVIFGGIKSIANVCEKLVPFMAIFYVLGCLIILGMNYDFIIPAIVTICKLAFTPGAAAGGLVGTGILMAMRFGIARGLFSNESGMGSAPIAAAAAQTRNPVRQALVSSTGTFWDTVVVCLMTGLVLVTTIMKNPNINADEVSDGGVLTSLAFGQIPVLGPLILTLGIITFAYSTILGWAYYGERCVEYFAGRFGKGILIGYRLLYIAVAAIAPVVALDLVWLIADTLNAFMAIPNLIAVLLLSNVIVKETKEYINDLDKKDETPIPVIKTKSGSVN
- a CDS encoding deoxyuridine 5'-triphosphate nucleotidohydrolase, whose amino-acid sequence is MAKRIAQFHKVSFDKFQEGFIDCFGPVKEREIRDIYGAIKLPVRATRGSAGYDFFAPLSLSIAPGRTVKVPTGIRVEMQENWVLKCYPRSGLGFKYRLQLNNTVGIIDSDYFYSDNEGHIFAKITNDTNEGKTVEIEAGTGFMQGIFVEYGITMDDEVSTVRNGGLGSTTDR
- a CDS encoding spore germination protein — its product is MSERKQVTASREANTDYLNQVLPIRESFDLIQRDIQIGGRMASFYFIDGFMKDEVMLKIMDSLLKVKEEEMPADATQFSRLCVPYVEVDVLGDFDQVLKNLLSGVTCLFIDGYEACIAIDCRTYPMRSVEEPDKDKSLRGSRDGFVETVVFNTAMLRRRIRDPELVMEMKEVGDSSRTDVAVCYMKDRVDQALLKRVEEQIGSIKTGDLRMNQQSLAECLFRRKWYNPFPKFKFTERPDTAAACLLEGKVAILVDNSPSALILPTSIYDMIEEANDYYFPTLTRVYLKAARALINFLTIFLTPVFLLFMQNLNWLPEVFAFVAVKDTVNIPLIFQLLMLEIAIDGLRLAALNTPSMLSTPLSVIAGLVMGEFSVKSGWFNSEVMLYMAFVAVANYTQPNFELGYALKFMRLQLLVLTALFNWVGFAAGCGIVVMSICFNRTLSGRSYLDVRLN
- a CDS encoding MATE family efflux transporter; its protein translation is MQTSEEKLGSQPLGKLMVSMAVPAVTAQFINVLYNIVDRIYIGHIAGYGDLALTGVGVTFPIITLISAFSAFAGMGGAPLASIELGRRNHEKAEQILGNSAAMMILFSIILTIGFSIFKTPVLYAFGASDATIGYGEDYIAIYLLGTIFVQLSVGLNTFISGQGSALTAMLSVLIGAVINIVLDPIFIFLFGMGVKGAALATILSQAVSAAWVLRFLTSQKSVIRLRKRYLKFHGPVVKKIAGLGISPFIMQSTESLVSVTLNYGLQKYGGDLYVGTMSIMTSIMQVIVIPIQGLTQGVQPITSYNYGAGNKERVKGTMVRLIAVCLAGTIIFAGIAVLAPGVYARIFTPKPELIEMTCRYMPVYFLGMTIFGIQSACQSTFVALGQARVSVFIALLRKVILLVPLAIILPVFLGVDGIYLAEPMADITSVLTTSVVFAVTVKKILRNMGKSGMMSAEKVKKEEER